A single region of the Maylandia zebra isolate NMK-2024a linkage group LG17, Mzebra_GT3a, whole genome shotgun sequence genome encodes:
- the LOC106675933 gene encoding uncharacterized protein LOC106675933 isoform X1, whose product MLLKVKYLNVKKYIKLHAGFTYLEFISEAKTKFGLPDAADLDIFDETDTAVEEDIFLELLEAQPDLCLTIREKISDEDFCPLAHSTPSSSDTLSSLTDTISLSSSDSDLREKGIPAGRSRSSKDSSAPNVSVSEAAKEMVKNALTRKPGGEEILEEYNAENSLSHRTRRQLVNILASDMTERHGRIPSRKQKEKYALGIITLFPSLKDPFSPNGYEHFYDGVKGTGYIAWRLKTMSRSTTKRPVKEVPVHQEQGPKRRRLATTLPQQLDGDACKEAISFLVHSPDEASVFQKMKMTFQHRQDLVHDPQRTADVFKTFPRFLDVKGLVNQDFLLLFGAETATKLLEKWDMSFKPKVIKEAKQLTQSTDLCRLIKAAEKPTESDVNDWDSDMASLLLLLQLLPPTAGRKRRTKISPTDAAHKMVHFHKSCCSIDEHLQARDGKQPYILAVGRTQNSIDTFYIAVDKQLIPCQATSSLSAFDELFKSHYVFNLSYDESLVHLYSFVQTTIFNIDATSTDESPRVRELRAKMLNENHV is encoded by the exons ATGTTGCTGAAAGTGAAATACCTCAATGTAAAGAAGTACATTAAATTGCACGCAGGATTCACTTATCTAGAATTCATCAGTGAAG CCAAAACCAAGTTTGGACTTCCGGATGCTGCTGACCTTGATATTTTCGATGAAACTGACACAGCTGTCGAAGAAGACATTTTTCTGGAGTTACTGGAGGCCCAACCAGACCTATGCCTGACAATACGTGAAAAGATTTCAGATGAAG ATTTTTGTCCTTTAGCTCATTCCACACCATCCTCCTCGGATACATTATCTTCCCTCACGGACACTATATCACTTTCATCAAGTGACAGTGACCTCAGGGAAAAGGGCATTCCTGCAGGCCGCAGTAGATCCAGCAAAGACAGTTCTGCACCaaatgtttctgtgtcagaGGCTGCAAAAGAG ATGGTTAAAAATGCCTTGACTAGGAAACCTGGTGGAGAGGAAATTCTTGAAGAATACAATGCCGAAAATTCACTGAGCCACCGCACCCGGCGGCAGCTTGTTAACATATTGGCAAGTGATATGACTGAGAGACATGG CAGAATTCCCTCCCGTAAGCAAAAGGAGAAATATGCCCTTGGAATAATTACACTCTTTCCCTCATTGAAGGATCCATTTTCTCCAAACGGCTAT GAGCATTTCTACGACGGAGTGAAAGGCACTGGATATATAGCGTGGCGCCTCAAAACCATGTCCAGGTCTACAACCAAACGGCCAGTGAAGGAAGTCCCAGTGCATCAAGAACAAGGGCCTAAGCGCAGAAGATTAGCAACCACATTGCCTCAGCAACTTGATGGAGATGCCTGCAAGGAGGCCATCTCATTTCTTGTTCACTCTCCTGATGAAGCAAGTGTATTTCAGAAGATGAAAATGACGTTCCAACATCGCCAGGATCTGGTGCATGATCCACAAAGAACTGCAGATGTCTTCAAAACATTTCCACGCTTTTTGGATGTCAAAGGACTA GTCAATCAAGACTTCCTGCTGCTGTTTGGTGCTGAAACAGCCACCAAGTTGCTTGAGAAGTGGGACATGTCATTCAAGCCAAAGGTTATTAAAGAAGCCAAACAGCTGACTCAGTCAACTGACCTGTGTCGTTTGATAAAAGCTGCTGAGAAACCAACAGAGAGTGATGTAAATG ACTGGGACAGTGACATGGCCTCTCTGCTGCTACTCCTTCAACTTTTGCCACCCACAGCTGGACGAAAGAGGAGAACCAAAATAAGTCCAACTGATGCAGCACACAAAATGGTGCACTTTCACAAG TCATGCTGCAGCATTGATGAACACTTGCAAGCAAGAGATGGTAAACAACCATACATCCTCGCTGTTGGTCGAACCCAGAACAGCATTGACACCTTCTACATCGCAGTGGACAAACAGCTCATCCCCTGCCAAGCCACCAGCTCACTCAGTGCTTTTGATGAACTTTTCAAATCCCACTACGTGTTCAACTTATCTTACGACGAGTCACTGGTTCATCTCTACAGTTTTGTGCAGACCACCATATTCAACATTGATGCCACCTCAACAGATGAGTCACCACGTGTTCGTGAGTTGCGTGCCAAAATGTTGAATGAGAaccatgtttaa
- the LOC106675933 gene encoding uncharacterized protein LOC106675933 isoform X2 encodes MLLKVKYLNVKKYIKLHAGFTYLEFISEAKTKFGLPDAADLDIFDETDTAVEEDIFLELLEAQPDLCLTIREKISDEDFCPLAHSTPSSSDTLSSLTDTISLSSSDSDLREKGIPAGRSRSSKDSSAPNVSVSEAAKEMVKNALTRKPGGEEILEEYNAENSLSHRTRRQLVNILASDMTERHGIPSRKQKEKYALGIITLFPSLKDPFSPNGYEHFYDGVKGTGYIAWRLKTMSRSTTKRPVKEVPVHQEQGPKRRRLATTLPQQLDGDACKEAISFLVHSPDEASVFQKMKMTFQHRQDLVHDPQRTADVFKTFPRFLDVKGLVNQDFLLLFGAETATKLLEKWDMSFKPKVIKEAKQLTQSTDLCRLIKAAEKPTESDVNDWDSDMASLLLLLQLLPPTAGRKRRTKISPTDAAHKMVHFHKSCCSIDEHLQARDGKQPYILAVGRTQNSIDTFYIAVDKQLIPCQATSSLSAFDELFKSHYVFNLSYDESLVHLYSFVQTTIFNIDATSTDESPRVRELRAKMLNENHV; translated from the exons ATGTTGCTGAAAGTGAAATACCTCAATGTAAAGAAGTACATTAAATTGCACGCAGGATTCACTTATCTAGAATTCATCAGTGAAG CCAAAACCAAGTTTGGACTTCCGGATGCTGCTGACCTTGATATTTTCGATGAAACTGACACAGCTGTCGAAGAAGACATTTTTCTGGAGTTACTGGAGGCCCAACCAGACCTATGCCTGACAATACGTGAAAAGATTTCAGATGAAG ATTTTTGTCCTTTAGCTCATTCCACACCATCCTCCTCGGATACATTATCTTCCCTCACGGACACTATATCACTTTCATCAAGTGACAGTGACCTCAGGGAAAAGGGCATTCCTGCAGGCCGCAGTAGATCCAGCAAAGACAGTTCTGCACCaaatgtttctgtgtcagaGGCTGCAAAAGAG ATGGTTAAAAATGCCTTGACTAGGAAACCTGGTGGAGAGGAAATTCTTGAAGAATACAATGCCGAAAATTCACTGAGCCACCGCACCCGGCGGCAGCTTGTTAACATATTGGCAAGTGATATGACTGAGAGACATGG AATTCCCTCCCGTAAGCAAAAGGAGAAATATGCCCTTGGAATAATTACACTCTTTCCCTCATTGAAGGATCCATTTTCTCCAAACGGCTAT GAGCATTTCTACGACGGAGTGAAAGGCACTGGATATATAGCGTGGCGCCTCAAAACCATGTCCAGGTCTACAACCAAACGGCCAGTGAAGGAAGTCCCAGTGCATCAAGAACAAGGGCCTAAGCGCAGAAGATTAGCAACCACATTGCCTCAGCAACTTGATGGAGATGCCTGCAAGGAGGCCATCTCATTTCTTGTTCACTCTCCTGATGAAGCAAGTGTATTTCAGAAGATGAAAATGACGTTCCAACATCGCCAGGATCTGGTGCATGATCCACAAAGAACTGCAGATGTCTTCAAAACATTTCCACGCTTTTTGGATGTCAAAGGACTA GTCAATCAAGACTTCCTGCTGCTGTTTGGTGCTGAAACAGCCACCAAGTTGCTTGAGAAGTGGGACATGTCATTCAAGCCAAAGGTTATTAAAGAAGCCAAACAGCTGACTCAGTCAACTGACCTGTGTCGTTTGATAAAAGCTGCTGAGAAACCAACAGAGAGTGATGTAAATG ACTGGGACAGTGACATGGCCTCTCTGCTGCTACTCCTTCAACTTTTGCCACCCACAGCTGGACGAAAGAGGAGAACCAAAATAAGTCCAACTGATGCAGCACACAAAATGGTGCACTTTCACAAG TCATGCTGCAGCATTGATGAACACTTGCAAGCAAGAGATGGTAAACAACCATACATCCTCGCTGTTGGTCGAACCCAGAACAGCATTGACACCTTCTACATCGCAGTGGACAAACAGCTCATCCCCTGCCAAGCCACCAGCTCACTCAGTGCTTTTGATGAACTTTTCAAATCCCACTACGTGTTCAACTTATCTTACGACGAGTCACTGGTTCATCTCTACAGTTTTGTGCAGACCACCATATTCAACATTGATGCCACCTCAACAGATGAGTCACCACGTGTTCGTGAGTTGCGTGCCAAAATGTTGAATGAGAaccatgtttaa